A region of the Cucurbita pepo subsp. pepo cultivar mu-cu-16 chromosome LG14, ASM280686v2, whole genome shotgun sequence genome:
GTCAGTGTTCATGTTGTGCAGAGGCGCTACGGCTGTCGAGCAGTGATGCTTGAAACAGTGGCAGCAGTCCCGGGCATGGTGGGAGGCATGCTGCTGCATCTAAAGTCACTGAGGAGGTTTCAGCACAGTGGGGGGTGGATCAAGGCCCTGCTTGAAGAAGCAGAGAACGAGAGGATGCATCTAATGACCATGATTGAGCTCGTGCAGCCCAAGTGGTACGAGCGGATGCTTGTGATCACAGTGCAGGGAGTGTTTTTCAACGCCTTCTTTGTGCTCTACTTGATGTCCCCCAAATTAGCTCATAGAGTTGTTGGGTATTTGGAAGAGGAAGCCATCCATTCATACACCGAGTACTTGAAGGACATCGACGAGGGCAAGATCGAGAACGTCCCCGCTCCTGCCATCGCCATCGACTACTGGAGGCTGCCCAAGGACGCTAGGCTGAAGGATGTCATCACGGTTATCCGCGCCGACGAGGCTCACCACCGCGACGTCAACCATTTTGCTTCTGTGAGTAgccattcttcttcttgttcttctttatttaCTTAAATCAAACAATTTCTTATGGCATGAGTTTTGTTCATGTGCAGGACATCCATTTCCAAGGAAAGGAACTGAGAGAATCAGCCGCCCCAATTGGATATCATtaaactcataattttttgtgtttgttttcgGATTATAGGCCTAAAAAGATGCATTACTATGTGTTCGGCTTTATATTTGGTCTCCAGTTCTACTAAATGTGTACATAAGGATCAATAAAAACCTtcataatacaatttttttaaggaattttACGTTGAATTTTGGGTCTTATTAGAAATTGTGGTGGTTATGACTGACACGTGTCGGTTTGTGgtccttgttttgttttttacttttttaatccGTCGTCCCACTTTCTTGGCCACTTCTAGGCAGGATCCGACACGTCGTCATGGCCAAGCTGGAAAGTTCTGTCACGCAATTTGCTTGGAAGAGTCCAAtaaattgttctttttttttggggtttaTGTGGTTACTGCTGGGCCGCCAGATGGGTCTTGCCTACGTGAACAGATGGGTCTTGCCTACGTGTAACTTCTTAATATCACAAACGTGGTACCTTCCACCCTGTCAAAGTTTTTCGTGGGTGTCGTTGGTACGAgatattttgaagaaatctcaaataaaaaataaagttattagaGTGATCCTCAAagataaaatatcatattattgtggaggTCCGTAATTCCTAACAATTACGATAAGGTAATTTCCGTGACTAAGGACAAAGAACTTATCATGTAAGGAGGAGTTGtttcaatcaataaatttaattaatgattaaGAAAAATCGCTAGTTgcacaatatttaaaattaataaatttatgaagattttacgttatttattgtttaatttagtGGGTAAATTAGCCATAATAGAATATTCTATATAAATTAAGAAACTTATTTAATGGATgacttttgataatttttttaaaattggtacaacaaatttaaatgatagtTAAAATTTCcccttatttaaaaataatcgacgtgcattaaattaaaacaattaatcCATAATGGTTAACTTTAATTATTGGTGGCACTCAAAAGTACTTTTTAAGTGCGATCACAAGTCGCCGACCTAATTTCAccaaactatttattttttttgttcaatataaaaaaaaaagaaaaaaaaaaaaagaaaaacattaatataa
Encoded here:
- the LOC111809803 gene encoding ubiquinol oxidase, mitochondrial-like; translated protein: MNRIVIRSFVRGLVNSRSFGSIAGGSGGGMKVTFAAAASPSTRYQPLADGGFQWRRLMSSSSAVAEEHGKVKLEQGNKDVENQEKEKEKDNALVSSYWGIYRPKITREDGSEWPWNCFMPWETYRADVSIDLGKHHEPKTFLDKVAYRVVKLLRIPTDIFFQRRYGCRAVMLETVAAVPGMVGGMLLHLKSLRRFQHSGGWIKALLEEAENERMHLMTMIELVQPKWYERMLVITVQGVFFNAFFVLYLMSPKLAHRVVGYLEEEAIHSYTEYLKDIDEGKIENVPAPAIAIDYWRLPKDARLKDVITVIRADEAHHRDVNHFASDIHFQGKELRESAAPIGYH